The DNA region CAAGTATAGACACAAACCCCCCTTACCATACGTGCAACTCTCACCGCATATGGCTAAATGaaacattttctttttaatttttctacacATGTTTATAAAGCACTTCCCTAAGTTACAATTTTGAAAGATATGAGGATAAATTCGTTGTGTCTTACTTCAAAGCAGTTGTGAATCTAACAAGAGTTCATTACCTTTGTGTGATTGCATTGATCGCAGGAACATAGATACCCGGCTCCTTTTATGGTTGCTTTGAGGTTTTTCTGCAGATAACATAAAAAAGTCAAATCAAGGAATTATTACAGAAAATTAATCACCTGTCAAAAGAATCAGAACGATCAATAGTTATCAGCTTACCTCCCGTGACCAGGAAACATAATTCACCGGAACGCCATCAAACATACCAGTCGATAACAAACTTTTGACATTTGAAGGGAAGTTGTTTGGAGGAGCTTTCCTAGCAGTCCTTGGCTCTTTATTTTTTGGAACCGTATCAGTTTTAGAATCAACTTGCAGAGCTTCACCTACATTTGGATCTGTATGTGACTGAACTGGATCCTTTAGGCCAAGTTCTTCTGACTGCGGAGCCGTGTTCTGACTACTCGTCAGCAAATCATAGCTGTTGATGATCCCGCCAGAAGGATTTGTCTCGGGTTCATCATGGAAACTTCCAAAAGAGATGGTGGTGCTGTCATTCTTATTGTAATTATGACTCATAGAATTGGTAGCTCCTTTATCATAGGGAGGACCAATTGGTACAACATTCGAATCAGCCTTGTCATAGGTCGGACCCATTGATGTAATATTATCAGTCTGTTTATCATAGGTGGGAGCCATTGAGATGAAATTCTCATTTGCCTTACCATATGTTGCACCCATAGAAATAAAATTCTCATCACCTTTGTTGTAGGAGCTACCTAACGATATGAAACTGCTATCTCCCTTTTCACATGACTGGCCTATTGATATAAAACTTCCATCGTCCTTGTCAAAGGGCGGACCCATTGATAAGTTACTATTGTTGCCCTTGTTATAATTTTGAGCCATCGATATGAAATTCCCATTTCCCTTACTGTAGGTGTGACCCATTGAAATGAAATTGCCATCTGCTTTATTAAAGGCAGGCCCTATTGAGATTCTGTTCTCTTCGCCATTATTATAAGTCGGACCCAAAGATATGGTGTTGTCATTGCTCTTATTATATGCAGTACTCACTGAAATTGTATTGTTGTCTCCTCTAATGTAGGAGTGCCCCATTGACGCAGACATGACGTTCTCAGAGTCCCTAACTTCATTGACCTTAACTTTTCTGAGTCCACCAAAATTGAGACATGATGATTGGTCTTCAATAGAGTTAGACATTGACAAACCCACTGACGGATCATTTCGATATTGATTCTCAAAACCCTTTCTTCCCAAATTCATATGTCCATTTCCAACAGGTTGAATGTTCCTCTCACCTGGGTTGATTGTCCGTACTGGCTCAGATCCGAAAAGCCGATCAGAGAATGGACATGGAACTGACTGAAACCCTGAAGTATTTTCCCACGGCGAAATAGCCAAATGTGGAACTCCTGAAACTGGCCTGCCATTAGCAGCCTCCATTGCGTGCTTCTTGTTGTTGAAGAGCTCAACCCCATTGGAATCCACAAACCATGGGTGACCTTGCTTTGAATCTAATCTGGAAGGATTGTCATAACCCATCTCTGAAACTGGCCTGCCATTAACAGCCTCCATTGTTTGCTTCTTGTTGTTGAAGAGCTCCGGCCCATTGGAATCCATAAACCACTGGTGACCACGCTTTGAATCTAATCTGGAAGAATTGTCATAATCTCTCGGAGTCCACAAACTTTTGGGTTGGAAAGACTGACAAAGAAAATTACTGTTTAGATTGAATGACAAAATGTTAAAATAAGAACAGTAGCCTTCTAAACACAAGCATATTCATTAAAATAATAGTATCTGAAAACAGAGGAGACATGTATATGAAGACAGAAGGATAAACAGATCGTTCTGCAGACCACTTAATGTTGCATTTTAAGAGAGATCAAAAGAAATTACACGTGACTCATATCTTCCAAGAAGATACACACACGATTCACTAACAGCTTATTTTTATAGATTTTTGAACTCCCACCAGAGATGCTTTCCTAGACAACCAAATGCATTTTATCATTTCACATATCAGTGGATTTCACAAAATGGACTACCATAAAATTAATCCCGTTCAGAAGAATAGTGGCAGTGGTGCTAACAAACCAGGTCCTGGCTGTAAcgatgaaaatattaataatttcttATGTCTGTCCAAATCAGTTATGCTCTGAAGCATTAAATCTTTTCCTCCATAATGCAAAAGGACTTGGAGAGAAATCATTTTATGAtggaagagaaagaaaatttTGCCTTACGGAGCTGTAGGCAATTCAAAGAGTCAAAGATCAACTTCCTAATATGCATGGTTTCCAAAACTAATTGttacaaaaatcattttaaaataacaATAAGAACCAACGTACTTGGTATTAATAACAACAATAGAGGCTGGATTTGGCAAAAAGAACAGCAAGTTGCTGTTAATCGTGGAAACTCTTCTAAGGAAATTATTAGGCATTTATTTGATAAAGCTTTGTATCACGTCGGTCCCCATTAGATAAAGCTTCCTGAGCTAGTATGATATACATCTAACCATGATTAGATTTCTTCACCTATATGCTAAGTAAAAtaatttgttaagaaaaaaacATAACCATCAAAGCATAAATATGCACTTCTTAAGTAAATTATATTTCTTACTAGCTGTACTTAGCAAGCTATGAGAAGAAAATTCCTTCAAAAAGTAATGAAATGAAATATCAATAAATGCAGAAATCCTATGTTAGCTCGTATACTTTTAGCTAATAAGTACAAGACACTAGAATCTTGATACGAATTGATCTAATATACTTCTAATAATCCAATGTTAGCtcacttttttttaattgtttttacaaATTTAACTATAGAAGAGGTAAATCTTTCAGCGCTTGATGTTGATCCCACACACTTAGCGGTCTAAGTTAAACAAGTTATTCTATAATCCAAAGTTGCAAGGATGCTTAACTGGTCACTGCAAATTTATTCTAGTATTCTGATCTTACTATTACTCAACATAACTGGTATCAAACTTAAACTCTTGAAAGCTGCtttcttcttcaaaaaaaattcttgaAAGCTGCTAactaagttctttttttttacttataaatgACAATTTCTCTCAATAATGTTTTTCAATAAGTTTGACATTATAGCAAATTACTAAGAAACATTATGCAATTAACAGTCCGTAATAACCAATAATGTATTCTAGTAAGAGAACAGATGCTCATGGATAATGCATATCTAGTTCTTTTTGCTCGCCCAAATGCGAACGTTGAGGTCCAGAATCACTGGATATAGCTACTGACATACCCGCCTTACCGTCACAAAAGAATCCATCCTTTAAATTGAATTCTATGAATGTAAATTAGTAAATAATATAGCAAGGAAATTAAAGATCATTTTCAGTCTGATCACCAAAAGTCAAGCGTGTAGAGATCAAATACCATAACTCTGTACAAAAAGCACATGGCTTTCCATTTGGCGTATAAGCCAGtcgtcatttttcattaaaaatttcacaTTTTCAAACAATCAAAACAAGATTGGATTCCCAGATCAGATTGAAAATATGAACAACGCAAAGATACGATTATTTAATTCTCAAAGAACCAACGCACACGAAAACACCCATTTTACAAACACAAACAAGATCATTGACCGAAAATAGATAGAAAAAAGTAACAACCACACAGAGCAAAAAGCTGCAAAACAGGCAGCACCATGATTTATCAAAAGCCCGATACCTCTCAGGTGCAATTGTatcaaaaaccccaaaaaagaTAAACCGAAAATTTCGACACGACATTGGCATCAAAAAGCTTCAATCAGAGTTCAGAGTCTACCATTTTTGAAAAAGGCTCACTGAGTCACCACAGCACAACTCAATGAACTCGCTTCCTCACTGTCCACCTCAGATTTTCCCACACTCCACTCTCTGTCAAACCCAAACCACCTTATACGACGCCTGTTCACCTGTAAAACGCCACTGATTAAAACAAAAAGCAATCCATGCAACTCCAAGCTCCAAGCTCAGGGCTCGACCAATCTGCAcactacaaaaacaaaaacccgaAAAAATTGAGCTTCGATCACAGAGAGCGCGCAGCGACGACACAGAATGAGAAAAATACGCAGAGATCAAAGCGATCAAATTGAATTTTCAATAACCTATACATACGCAAATTATATGTATACAAGCACGATACACAGAAAAATGGGGGCCAAAACCTAGAAATTGAGAAGAATGAGAGGAAAGAGTACCTTCGCCGGTGCGATTTTCCCGCGCCGGAACACagaatttccttttcttttacttttttttcttctgagaAATAAGAGAGTGAAGGACTGGTGGGGGGGTATGAGAAATATTGGTGAGCTTTGGGTTTTAACTGTGGCAATGTCTACTACGGAGCTCTCTACCGTTATGTTTATAGCCCTGTTATCGTCACCGTACACGTGGCCAGTTTGGCTCCTGATGGGTTTTCTCCGCGAGCTCTCTGTTATTAGGGGACGTTGGATATAGGGTGTCAACGATGCGGATGAATAACGTGCACATGGTTGCCGGATTTGTCATATCcactatttctttatttttagctttaaattgaataaatggaacgaaaatcatcaatataaataggataatgttagggagattcaatttgaaaactaaatttgcaaaaactaaatgatgtgttatcaatagaaataagcatgtttatcaacatttaagtaataaatcaatcatcaatttcCATGTATTTTAATTTCCAAAACtttgtctataaatttaatctatctagcattactcatataaataatacaaaattactattctTATCCCATTTGTATTATATTCTAAGAGTAAACTGCTGATTTTCTTGTTGAACTTTCACTTAGCTTTCGATTTCCTCCTAACTTttaaattggaaaattaaggactcaaactagtttttttttttgccaatttCCCCCATGCTGTTAacttttcattcatttcattcaaatttaTGTTAAATGGA from Malus domestica chromosome 01, GDT2T_hap1 includes:
- the LOC103406332 gene encoding uncharacterized protein isoform X2, coding for MDSNGPELFNNKKQTMEAVNGRPVSEMGYDNPSRLDSKQGHPWFVDSNGVELFNNKKHAMEAANGRPVSGVPHLAISPWENTSGFQSVPCPFSDRLFGSEPVRTINPGERNIQPVGNGHMNLGRKGFENQYRNDPSVGLSMSNSIEDQSSCLNFGGLRKVKVNEVRDSENVMSASMGHSYIRGDNNTISVSTAYNKSNDNTISLGPTYNNGEENRISIGPAFNKADGNFISMGHTYSKGNGNFISMAQNYNKGNNSNLSMGPPFDKDDGSFISIGQSCEKGDSSFISLGSSYNKGDENFISMGATYGKANENFISMAPTYDKQTDNITSMGPTYDKADSNVVPIGPPYDKGATNSMSHNYNKNDSTTISFGSFHDEPETNPSGGIINSYDLLTSSQNTAPQSEELGLKDPVQSHTDPNVGEALQVDSKTDTVPKNKEPRTARKAPPNNFPSNVKSLLSTGMFDGVPVNYVSWSREKNLKATIKGAGYLCSCDQCNHTKSLNAYEFERHAGAKTKHPNNHIYFENGKTIYAVVQELKNTPQDMLFEAIQTVTGSPINQKNFRIWKASYQAATRELQRIYGKDETTVPS
- the LOC103406332 gene encoding uncharacterized protein isoform X1, encoding MSFQPKSLWTPRDYDNSSRLDSKRGHQWFMDSNGPELFNNKKQTMEAVNGRPVSEMGYDNPSRLDSKQGHPWFVDSNGVELFNNKKHAMEAANGRPVSGVPHLAISPWENTSGFQSVPCPFSDRLFGSEPVRTINPGERNIQPVGNGHMNLGRKGFENQYRNDPSVGLSMSNSIEDQSSCLNFGGLRKVKVNEVRDSENVMSASMGHSYIRGDNNTISVSTAYNKSNDNTISLGPTYNNGEENRISIGPAFNKADGNFISMGHTYSKGNGNFISMAQNYNKGNNSNLSMGPPFDKDDGSFISIGQSCEKGDSSFISLGSSYNKGDENFISMGATYGKANENFISMAPTYDKQTDNITSMGPTYDKADSNVVPIGPPYDKGATNSMSHNYNKNDSTTISFGSFHDEPETNPSGGIINSYDLLTSSQNTAPQSEELGLKDPVQSHTDPNVGEALQVDSKTDTVPKNKEPRTARKAPPNNFPSNVKSLLSTGMFDGVPVNYVSWSREKNLKATIKGAGYLCSCDQCNHTKSLNAYEFERHAGAKTKHPNNHIYFENGKTIYAVVQELKNTPQDMLFEAIQTVTGSPINQKNFRIWKASYQAATRELQRIYGKDETTVPS